In the Campylobacter sp. RM6914 genome, one interval contains:
- a CDS encoding LOG family protein, which yields MSSDLIEDFVKFQGVLAHNNKNVTFFGSARFDEENLYYKSARELAYKLGELGFAVLTGGGDGIMCAANKGAYESGKSPSVALNVRLPFEQRTNPYTTADYLFSSLSPRKFALTDSSVAFVVFPGGYGTLDELFEILVLAQVGTKKVKIFLFGSEFWSGLDNFIKTTLVNEKTINPQDVNLYHISDDIDYIVSEILNI from the coding sequence TTGAGTAGTGATTTGATCGAGGATTTTGTTAAATTTCAAGGTGTTTTGGCTCATAATAATAAAAATGTAACATTTTTTGGCTCTGCTAGATTTGACGAAGAAAATTTGTATTATAAGAGCGCAAGAGAGCTTGCTTATAAGCTTGGCGAGCTTGGTTTTGCCGTGCTTACTGGCGGAGGAGATGGCATAATGTGTGCGGCAAATAAGGGTGCTTACGAAAGTGGCAAAAGCCCAAGTGTGGCGTTAAATGTGCGCTTGCCGTTTGAGCAACGAACCAATCCTTACACGACCGCTGATTATCTTTTTTCAAGCCTTAGCCCACGTAAATTTGCGCTTACTGATAGCTCTGTCGCCTTTGTTGTGTTTCCTGGTGGATATGGCACACTTGATGAGCTTTTTGAGATATTGGTTTTAGCTCAAGTAGGAACTAAAAAGGTTAAAATTTTCCTTTTTGGGTCTGAGTTTTGGAGCGGTCTAGATAATTTCATAAAAACCACTCTTGTAAATGAAAAAACTATCAATCCTCAAGATGTAAATTTATATCATATAAGTGATGATATCGACTATATCGTAAGTGAAATTTTAAATATTTAA
- the mnmA gene encoding tRNA 2-thiouridine(34) synthase MnmA → MKIMVAMSGGVDSTMTAKILQEQGHEVQGCYMKLHTKPGYHEENIRKVKKVGEYLGIQVHILDLQDKFNEFVYDPFVKLYKEGKTPNPCALCNRFIKLGALLDFAKEQGCEKLATGHYVQVVDGLITQAKDSSKDQSYFLAQVPKEVLKDVVFPLGDKFKSDIKELAKSIDVLSEFGTQAESSEICFVEDTYIQVLEKHYNTNLPGNVVDKNGNIVGRHQGYMHYTIGKRRGFEIYGAHEPHFVLKINADKNEIVVGSKDDLAQKMVELENVNLFIDKDEFDSEVKIRYRSPKLEASVKINKEDKTAVLMLNQNALGVAQGQLCVMYDRDKVIASGFIK, encoded by the coding sequence ATGAAGATAATGGTTGCGATGAGCGGAGGCGTGGACAGCACGATGACCGCCAAGATTTTACAAGAGCAGGGACATGAAGTGCAAGGCTGCTATATGAAGTTGCACACAAAGCCAGGCTATCATGAAGAAAATATAAGAAAAGTAAAAAAGGTTGGAGAGTATCTTGGTATACAAGTTCACATCTTAGACTTGCAAGATAAATTTAACGAATTTGTCTACGATCCGTTTGTAAAACTTTATAAAGAGGGTAAAACGCCAAATCCGTGTGCCTTATGCAATCGCTTTATCAAGCTTGGAGCGCTTTTGGATTTTGCTAAAGAGCAGGGCTGTGAAAAGCTTGCCACAGGACACTATGTGCAAGTTGTGGACGGTCTTATTACGCAAGCCAAGGATTCGAGCAAGGATCAAAGCTACTTTTTGGCTCAAGTTCCAAAAGAGGTTTTAAAGGATGTTGTTTTCCCTTTGGGTGATAAATTTAAGTCTGATATAAAAGAGCTTGCCAAAAGCATAGATGTGCTAAGCGAGTTTGGCACACAGGCTGAAAGTAGTGAAATTTGCTTTGTGGAAGATACATATATCCAGGTTCTTGAGAAACATTACAATACAAATTTACCAGGCAATGTTGTGGATAAAAACGGCAATATCGTGGGTCGTCATCAAGGCTACATGCACTACACTATCGGAAAGCGTCGCGGGTTTGAAATTTACGGTGCGCATGAGCCACACTTTGTCTTAAAGATCAACGCCGATAAGAACGAGATCGTAGTTGGCTCAAAAGATGATTTGGCTCAAAAGATGGTCGAGCTTGAAAATGTAAATTTGTTTATTGATAAGGATGAATTTGATAGTGAAGTAAAAATTCGCTACCGAAGTCCGAAACTCGAAGCTTCGGTCAAGATAAACAAAGAGGATAAAACGGCAGTTTTAATGCTTAACCAAAACGCTCTTGGTGTCGCCCAAGGCCAGCTTTGTGTGATGTATGACAGAGATAAAGTCATCGCTAGCGGCTTTATAAAATAA
- a CDS encoding radical SAM protein, producing MSVVFGPVSSRRFGMSLGIDLSPHAKSCNFDCVYCELKIAKKVDKISNPPSVDEIINDVSSALKVHPNIDVITLTANGEPTLYPYLKELIAKLNLIKNSAKLLILSNATGVVKPEIYDALLGLDIVKFSLDSTIEKTFRKIDRGHKELNVADIIEKMTEFKRDFKGELVLEILVVKGLNDTAQEFNALNKAINQISPNRVDISTIDRPPAYPVKGVNTDMLRELSAHIKNIPCVIASAKYSGENLDFSKDELIALLSRRPQSEIDVKNSFSSISKQNLQELLADNKIYEISVSGVKFYRTNEQ from the coding sequence ATGTCTGTGGTGTTTGGACCGGTTAGTTCGCGTAGATTCGGCATGAGTTTGGGGATCGACCTTTCGCCACATGCTAAGTCGTGCAACTTTGATTGTGTTTATTGTGAACTAAAGATAGCCAAAAAGGTGGATAAAATTTCAAATCCACCAAGCGTAGACGAGATCATAAACGATGTCTCGTCCGCGCTTAAAGTGCATCCAAACATCGACGTTATAACACTTACGGCAAATGGCGAACCCACTCTTTATCCATACTTAAAAGAGCTTATCGCCAAACTAAATTTAATAAAAAATAGTGCAAAATTACTAATCCTATCAAACGCGACAGGCGTCGTAAAACCTGAAATTTACGACGCTCTCTTAGGACTTGATATAGTAAAATTTAGCCTTGATAGTACGATAGAAAAGACTTTTCGCAAGATAGACCGAGGACATAAAGAGCTAAATGTAGCGGATATCATAGAAAAAATGACTGAGTTTAAAAGGGATTTCAAAGGCGAGCTCGTCCTTGAAATTTTAGTCGTAAAGGGATTAAACGATACTGCACAAGAATTTAACGCACTAAACAAAGCCATAAATCAAATTTCGCCAAATCGCGTAGACATAAGCACGATAGACCGACCACCTGCCTATCCTGTCAAAGGCGTAAACACAGACATGTTGCGCGAACTATCGGCTCATATCAAAAATATACCTTGCGTTATCGCTAGCGCAAAATACAGCGGTGAAAATTTAGACTTTAGTAAAGACGAACTAATAGCGCTACTTTCTCGTCGCCCACAAAGCGAGATAGATGTAAAAAATAGCTTTTCAAGTATATCAAAGCAAAATTTACAAGAACTCCTAGCCGATAATAAAATCTATGAAATCAGCGTTAGTGGGGTTAAATTTTATAGGACAAATGAGCAATAA